The genomic region AATGACGATTTTAAGACCGGGCTGATTGGCAAATACCGCCTCCACTGACTGTGAATGATATAAAGCACCGTGCACACCCCCGCCATAAGGAGCTCTAATAGTAATCGGACAATCCCAGTCATTGTTAGAACGGTAACGAATTTTGGCCGCCTCGGATATAATCTGATTGACAGCAGGCATTATAAAGTCTGCAAATTGCATTTCGGCAACAGGCCTCATGCCATACATAGCTGCTCCAATCCCCACTCCGGCAATAGCCGATTCTGCCAGCGGTGTATCAATGACCCGTTCTTCGCCAAACTCGTCATAGAGACCGTCAGTAGCCCTGAAAACGCCACCTTTTTTCCCGACGTCCTCACCTAAAACAAAAACCTTTTCGTTTCGCCTCATTTCCTCCTGCATCGCTTGAGTCACAGCTTGAATATATGAAATTACAGGCATCGTTATCCCCCTCCTTTACTCTGCATAAACATAACGCAGGGCGCTATCCGGATCAGCATACGGTGCGTTTTCTGCGTATTCTGTGGCTTCATTGACCACTTTATCGATTTCTGAATGAAGCCCGTTTTCGATGTCATCGGTTAAAATGCCGTTTTGCTTTAAATAGTCGCCAAATGTAATTAAGGCATCCTTCTTTTTGGCTTCTTCCACTTCTTCCTTTTCACGGTAGGTCCGGTCATCATCATCACTTGAATGCGCGGTAAATCTGTAGGATACCGTTTCAATTAAGGTTGGTCCCTCTCCATTCACAGCACGTTGTCTGGCATCCCGGACAGCTTCATAAACGGCTAATGGATCATTGCCGTCTATGGTGATTCCCGGCATACCGTATCCCTGAGCTCGGTCGGAAACGGATTTACTTCCAAGCTGCTTTTCCAGTGGGACGGAAATGGCATATTTATTATTTTCAACCATAGTAATCACAGGTAATTTGTGTACACCTGCAAAATTTAAGCCTTCGTGGAAATCCCCCTGGTTTGAAGATCCCTCTCCCAATGTTACAAAGGAAGCAATATTTTTCTTTTCCATTTTGGCTGCTAAAGCAACTCCTACAGCATGGGGAACCTGGGTGGTTACTGGCGAAGATCCAGTTAAAATACGGTTTTTCTTTTGACCAAAATGACCTGGCATCTGACGCCCGCCCGAATTAGGGTCTTCAGCTTTCGCAAATCCTGATAGCATTAATTCCTTTGCAGTCATTCCAAAGGCCAATACTACTCCAAGATCACGATAATAAGGAGCCACATAATCCTGATCACGATCCAATGCAAAGGATGCTCCTACCTGTGCGGCTTCCTGTCCCTGACAGGAAATAACAAACGGAATCTTTCCTGCTCTATTTAGCAGCCACATTCTTTCGTCTATTTTTCTGGCCAAAAGCATGTGCCTATAAATATCCAGCACCTGCTCATCTGTTAATCCCAATGATTTGTGGCGGTTTTGTGCCATCAATACCCCTCCTTTTTAACTTCTGCTTACCATTATCCGTGTATCTGATTGCCATCAACGGCTAAAGCTGCTTCTCCCATCGCTTCCGTTAAAGATGGATGAGGGTGAATCGTTTCGGATAACTCCCACGGTGTGGCATCCAGTACTTTGGCAAGCGCCCCTTCCGTAATCATGTCTGTCACATGAGGACCAATCATATGAACACCCAGCATATCATCACTGTTTTTATCAGCTATAATTTTTACAAATCCATCTGATTCACCTTGAACGAGAGCTTTCCCAATGGCTTTAAAAGG from Virgibacillus sp. MSP4-1 harbors:
- a CDS encoding thiamine pyrophosphate-dependent dehydrogenase E1 component subunit alpha; this translates as MAQNRHKSLGLTDEQVLDIYRHMLLARKIDERMWLLNRAGKIPFVISCQGQEAAQVGASFALDRDQDYVAPYYRDLGVVLAFGMTAKELMLSGFAKAEDPNSGGRQMPGHFGQKKNRILTGSSPVTTQVPHAVGVALAAKMEKKNIASFVTLGEGSSNQGDFHEGLNFAGVHKLPVITMVENNKYAISVPLEKQLGSKSVSDRAQGYGMPGITIDGNDPLAVYEAVRDARQRAVNGEGPTLIETVSYRFTAHSSDDDDRTYREKEEVEEAKKKDALITFGDYLKQNGILTDDIENGLHSEIDKVVNEATEYAENAPYADPDSALRYVYAE